In a genomic window of Scyliorhinus torazame isolate Kashiwa2021f chromosome 5, sScyTor2.1, whole genome shotgun sequence:
- the LOC140419397 gene encoding uncharacterized protein, whose product MEGKNIVHSGEKPYTCCVCGRGFSQSSGLTSHKCSHTEEKPWKCADCGKGFTSPSQLETHRRSHTGERPFTCSKCGKGFTQTSALLRHERVHTGERPFTCSKCGKGFTQSSALLRHERVHTGERPFTCSKCGKGFIQSSVLRNHQRVHTGERPFTCSKCGKGFTESSTLSTHQRVHTGERPFTCSKCGKGFTRSSHLLRHERVHTGERPFTCSQCGKGFTISDHLLSHQRVHTDERPFQCPDCGKCCKSSGKLMNHQRVHTGERPFRCSHCGTGFRQSSNLTVHQRIHTGERPFTCSKCGKRFTQSSTLRIHQRIHTGERPFTCSECGKGFTQSSTLQKHQQIHTGERPFTCSECGKGFTTSSHLLRHKRGHK is encoded by the coding sequence atggaaggaaagaacatcgttcacagtggggagaaaccgtacacgtgttgtgtgtgtggacgaggattcagtcaatcatcaggcctcacaagccacaaatgcagtcacactgaggagaaaccgtggaaatgtgcggactgtgggaaaggattcacttccccatcccagctggaaactcatcgacgcagtcacactggggagagaccattcacctgctccaagtgtgggaaaggattcactcagacaTCGGCCTTGCTAAGACATGAGCGAGTTCATACTggcgagagaccattcacctgctccaagtgtgggaagggattcactcagtcatcggccCTGCTAAGACatgagcgagttcatactggggagagaccattcacctgctccaagtgtgggaagggattcattcagtcatcggtCCTGCgaaatcaccagcgagttcacactggggagagaccattcacctgctccaagtgtggaaagggattcactgagtcatccactctgtccacacaccagcgagttcacactggggagaggccattcacctgctccaagtgtgggaagggattcactcggtcatcccacctgctaagacatgagcgagttcatactggggagagaccattcacctgctcacagtgtgggaaggggtttactATTTCAgaccacctgctgagtcaccagcgagttcacactgatgagagaccgtttcaatgtccagactgcgggaagtgctgtaAAAGTTCTGGGAAACTGATgaaccatcaacgtgttcacactggcgagagaccgttcaggtgctctcactgcgggactgggttcagacaatcatctaacctcactgtacatcagcgaattcacactggggagaggccattcacctgctccaagtgtgggaagagattcactcagtcatccaccctgcgaatccaccagcgaattcacactggggagagaccattcacctgctccgagtgtgggaagggattcactcagtcatccaccctgcagaagcaccagcaaattcacacaggggagagaccattcacctgctccgagtgtgggaagggattcaccacttcatcccacctgctgagacacaaacgaggccacaagtaa